One Pseudomonas lalucatii genomic window carries:
- a CDS encoding SMI1/KNR4 family protein: MEEVIEQLRELNEPVPVPLELPDEETLVEIQEQILIHLPYALREFLLTVSDVVYGRLEPVTAADPQSHTYLPEVASLAWSLGVPREYVPLCEDHGNYYVVEEDGTVLLWEADSGEINEDESWETVWHWVRDVWLES, translated from the coding sequence ATGGAAGAAGTCATAGAACAGCTGCGCGAACTGAACGAGCCGGTGCCGGTGCCCCTGGAACTGCCGGACGAGGAGACCCTGGTGGAGATCCAGGAGCAGATCCTCATCCATCTGCCCTATGCACTGCGCGAGTTTCTGCTGACCGTCAGCGACGTGGTGTACGGCCGCCTGGAGCCGGTGACCGCCGCAGACCCGCAGTCCCACACCTACCTGCCGGAAGTCGCCTCGCTGGCCTGGTCGCTCGGCGTGCCGCGTGAGTATGTCCCGCTGTGTGAAGACCACGGCAATTACTACGTGGTGGAAGAAGACGGCACCGTGCTGCTGTGGGAAGCCGATAGCGGCGAGATCAATGAGGACGAGAGCTGGGAAACGGTGTGGCACTGGGTGCGCGACGTCTGGCTGGAGAGCTGA